Proteins found in one Synechococcus sp. LA31 genomic segment:
- a CDS encoding cytochrome c oxidase subunit II — protein sequence MTSTTPKPSGGLPIRLVLVVLVATLLDALASVQIARASLGWLPVPASTAAPYVDGLFQVEVGIGAFIFLGCVGFILWAVIFNRAEKYDETDGLPIEGNTKLEIIWTVIPFVIVMVLAYQAIHVSETLSALGPKAKYDVEGGLSPETKERVDPIQAYGPIQVLARQWNWEFVYPNGVRSSELHLPIDQRANFQLSSEDVIHGFYVPAFRLKQDIIPGSVISYSITPTREGRYRLRDSHFSGAYFSQNQADVVVQSPEAFNTWLDQAARHPLVPGFSPATALYADRLARGDKGWATVKPAPPPMVNDPGTPDAPHDA from the coding sequence ATGACATCCACCACACCAAAACCCTCTGGTGGTCTGCCCATACGGCTCGTGCTTGTGGTGCTGGTTGCCACTCTGCTCGATGCCCTGGCCAGCGTTCAGATCGCGCGCGCTTCCCTGGGTTGGCTGCCCGTTCCAGCTTCGACGGCCGCTCCCTATGTGGATGGTCTGTTCCAGGTGGAAGTTGGCATTGGCGCGTTCATCTTCCTGGGGTGCGTTGGTTTCATTCTCTGGGCCGTAATCTTCAATCGTGCTGAAAAGTACGACGAAACGGATGGCCTGCCGATCGAGGGCAACACCAAGCTGGAGATCATCTGGACGGTGATTCCGTTCGTGATCGTGATGGTTCTGGCGTATCAGGCTATTCATGTGAGCGAAACACTGTCGGCTCTGGGGCCCAAGGCGAAGTACGACGTGGAGGGAGGGCTGAGCCCGGAAACGAAGGAGCGAGTTGACCCCATCCAGGCTTACGGCCCCATTCAGGTGCTCGCACGCCAGTGGAACTGGGAGTTTGTCTATCCCAATGGTGTACGCAGCTCAGAGCTGCATCTGCCGATCGATCAACGGGCCAATTTTCAGCTCAGCAGCGAAGACGTGATCCACGGCTTCTATGTTCCGGCCTTCCGCCTCAAGCAAGACATCATTCCTGGCAGCGTGATCTCCTACAGCATCACGCCCACTCGCGAAGGGCGTTATCGCCTTCGCGATTCACACTTCAGTGGCGCTTACTTCTCACAGAACCAGGCTGACGTGGTGGTGCAGTCGCCGGAAGCCTTCAACACCTGGCTTGATCAAGCAGCCCGTCATCCTTTGGTGCCTGGGTTCAGTCCAGCCACAGCTCTCTATGCCGACAGACTCGCTCGAGGCGATAAAGGTTGGGCCACGGTGAAACCGGCGCCTCCTCCCATGGTCAATGACCCCGGCACTCCCGACGCTCCCCACGACGCCTGA
- the trpA gene encoding tryptophan synthase subunit alpha, giving the protein MSTSTPIQQRFSQLQQRGQCALMPFLMAGDPDLSTTRATLLALQGTGADMIELGIPYSDPLADGPVIQAAASRALASATTPGRVLEMLSSLKGELRIPVILFTYSNPLLNRGMESFCRDAAAAGAAGLVVPDLPLEEAEKLSAIAQQHSLDLVLLVAPTTPADRMGRIAAASRGFTYLVSVTGVTGVRTNLENRVAGLVQQLKGMGPTPVAVGFGISGPDQARQVRDWGADGTIVGSALVKVMAEAYAQQGDVAAAAGEFCRLLRKALDD; this is encoded by the coding sequence GTGAGCACCAGCACCCCGATTCAGCAGCGTTTCAGTCAGCTTCAGCAGCGCGGCCAATGTGCGCTGATGCCGTTCCTGATGGCTGGCGATCCGGATCTCTCCACCACCCGCGCCACCCTGCTGGCATTGCAGGGCACCGGGGCCGACATGATCGAGCTGGGTATTCCCTACAGCGATCCCCTGGCCGACGGGCCTGTGATTCAGGCAGCTGCCAGCCGCGCACTGGCTTCAGCCACCACCCCCGGCCGCGTGCTGGAGATGCTCAGCAGCCTCAAAGGCGAGCTGCGCATTCCGGTGATCTTGTTCACCTACAGCAACCCTCTCCTCAACCGCGGCATGGAGAGCTTTTGCCGCGACGCAGCAGCAGCAGGTGCCGCCGGGCTCGTGGTGCCAGACCTCCCCTTGGAGGAAGCGGAGAAACTCTCGGCGATCGCCCAGCAACACAGCCTGGATTTGGTGCTGTTGGTGGCACCCACAACGCCCGCCGATCGCATGGGCCGCATCGCTGCGGCAAGCCGAGGCTTCACCTATCTGGTGAGCGTCACCGGCGTGACAGGCGTTCGCACCAACTTGGAAAACCGGGTGGCCGGTTTGGTGCAACAGCTGAAGGGCATGGGGCCCACGCCGGTGGCCGTGGGCTTCGGCATCTCAGGTCCCGACCAGGCGCGCCAGGTGCGCGACTGGGGGGCTGATGGGACCATCGTGGGCAGCGCGCTGGTGAAGGTGATGGCCGAGGCCTATGCCCAACAAGGCGATGTGGCAGCAGCAGCTGGAGAGTTCTGCCGGCTGCTGCGCAAGGCCCTAGATGACTGA
- a CDS encoding AbrB family transcriptional regulator, translating to MLTGTDLLAKVKEMGDVGKSEIVRACGYVSSKKDGGDRLNFTAFYEALLEAKGVELGGSGKVGKGGRKLSYVATVQGNGNLLIGKAYTAMLDLQPGDEFEIKLGRKQIRLIPVGGTDEDEE from the coding sequence ATGCTCACAGGAACGGATCTGCTGGCCAAAGTCAAGGAAATGGGCGATGTAGGCAAATCAGAAATTGTCCGCGCTTGTGGCTACGTCTCCAGCAAGAAGGATGGCGGCGATCGTCTGAACTTCACTGCCTTCTACGAGGCTCTGCTCGAGGCCAAGGGCGTTGAGCTTGGCGGCTCCGGCAAGGTTGGTAAGGGCGGTCGCAAGCTCAGCTACGTGGCCACCGTGCAGGGCAACGGCAACCTCTTAATCGGCAAGGCTTACACCGCCATGCTTGATCTACAGCCAGGCGATGAGTTCGAAATCAAGCTCGGCCGCAAGCAGATTCGCCTGATCCCTGTCGGCGGCACCGACGAAGACGAGGAGTGA
- a CDS encoding YciI family protein codes for MRFVLWGTYCDNALEKRAPYREEHLAGLQQQKDAGVLITLGPTEGSTHVFGIYEAETKTQVENLLHTDVYWRNGIWTELQVYPWIQAF; via the coding sequence ATGCGGTTTGTTCTCTGGGGCACCTACTGCGACAACGCTCTTGAGAAGCGCGCCCCCTACCGCGAGGAGCATCTGGCCGGGCTCCAGCAGCAGAAAGATGCTGGTGTGCTGATCACCCTCGGCCCCACCGAGGGCAGCACCCATGTGTTCGGCATCTACGAAGCGGAAACCAAAACACAGGTGGAGAACCTCCTGCACACCGATGTGTACTGGCGCAATGGCATCTGGACGGAGCTCCAGGTGTATCCATGGATCCAAGCCTTCTGA
- a CDS encoding GNAT family N-acetyltransferase, which produces MANRLRRLEAHDHDALPEIYRQAILLSTAKHYSEIQQRAWAEQSKALQPLLSQGHGFVICNAEDQPLAFSLRHPHDRLALLYCHPTAQHQGFGRRLIEAVEQEAKALDVKVLSTEASLISKPLFEQLGWLVSWREELRIGGVPFLRFRMHKQLQRGY; this is translated from the coding sequence ATGGCCAATCGGTTGCGGCGCCTCGAAGCTCATGATCACGATGCGCTCCCGGAGATTTATCGCCAGGCCATTCTGCTTAGCACCGCCAAGCACTACAGCGAGATACAGCAAAGGGCCTGGGCTGAACAGAGCAAGGCACTGCAGCCTCTGCTCAGCCAGGGCCACGGTTTCGTGATCTGCAATGCAGAGGATCAGCCCCTGGCTTTTAGCCTGCGCCATCCCCATGACCGCCTGGCTCTTCTCTATTGCCATCCCACTGCACAACACCAGGGCTTCGGCCGCCGATTAATTGAGGCGGTGGAGCAAGAGGCCAAGGCTCTTGACGTCAAGGTGCTGAGCACCGAAGCGAGCCTGATCTCCAAACCCCTGTTTGAACAGCTGGGCTGGCTGGTGAGCTGGCGAGAGGAGCTGCGCATTGGTGGCGTGCCCTTCCTGCGCTTCCGCATGCACAAACAGCTGCAACGGGGATACTGA
- a CDS encoding c-type cytochrome, producing MVAAAALLMGPAQAFADGSELFQLHCAGCHVNGGNILRRGKTLKLAALERQGLASEEAIASIAAAGVGQMSGYGAVLGEQGTTDVAAWVWQQALADWPKT from the coding sequence ATGGTGGCCGCGGCAGCCCTGCTGATGGGGCCTGCCCAAGCTTTCGCGGATGGCAGTGAGCTGTTTCAGCTGCACTGCGCCGGATGTCACGTGAATGGCGGCAACATCCTTCGCCGCGGCAAGACCCTCAAACTGGCGGCACTGGAGCGTCAGGGTTTGGCCTCTGAGGAGGCCATCGCCAGCATTGCCGCCGCGGGCGTAGGGCAGATGAGCGGATACGGGGCTGTCCTCGGAGAGCAGGGCACTACTGATGTAGCGGCCTGGGTGTGGCAGCAGGCCCTGGCGGATTGGCCCAAGACCTGA
- a CDS encoding class I SAM-dependent methyltransferase: MTDRASELFGAVSQAYAAHRPTYPDHFFTAFAERCPSHQRVWDCGCGSGQASLTLAQHFDQVLATDASGAQLEQAQPHPRINYRQASAWASGLEAASVDGVLVAAAVHWFAGDAFNTEVRRVAKAGAVMAWIGYLPLQLTSEVLQTCLDGFYATTLEPWWPNERRWVDQRYAGLPFPGEEWPFPQDLWIERQWTLDDLAGYLGTWSAVETARRAGVDPLPELVDTMRALWPGHGRQRLLARWPFMGRWGVITR; the protein is encoded by the coding sequence ATGACTGATCGCGCCTCCGAGCTGTTTGGTGCGGTGTCGCAGGCTTACGCCGCCCACCGCCCCACCTATCCCGATCATTTCTTCACGGCCTTCGCCGAGCGTTGCCCGAGTCACCAGCGGGTGTGGGATTGCGGTTGCGGCAGCGGCCAAGCCTCACTCACCCTGGCGCAGCACTTTGATCAGGTGCTGGCCACCGATGCCAGTGGCGCTCAGCTCGAGCAAGCCCAACCTCATCCGCGCATCAATTACCGCCAAGCCTCCGCCTGGGCAAGCGGGCTCGAGGCCGCGAGCGTGGATGGTGTGCTGGTTGCAGCTGCGGTCCACTGGTTTGCAGGCGATGCCTTCAACACAGAGGTAAGGCGTGTCGCCAAAGCGGGAGCCGTAATGGCCTGGATTGGCTATCTGCCACTACAGCTCACCTCGGAGGTGCTGCAGACGTGCCTCGATGGCTTCTATGCAACCACCCTTGAACCCTGGTGGCCCAACGAGCGCCGCTGGGTCGATCAGCGCTATGCAGGCCTGCCGTTTCCTGGTGAGGAGTGGCCTTTCCCGCAAGACCTTTGGATCGAACGGCAATGGACCCTCGACGATCTAGCTGGGTATCTGGGCACCTGGTCGGCCGTGGAAACGGCGCGGCGCGCCGGGGTGGATCCCCTGCCCGAGCTCGTCGACACCATGCGGGCCTTATGGCCTGGTCATGGCCGCCAGCGCCTTCTGGCTCGTTGGCCGTTCATGGGGCGTTGGGGCGTGATCACCCGCTGA
- a CDS encoding DUF2231 domain-containing protein, with amino-acid sequence MLELLPPLNDKNLPWLDVIHPIVVHFVIAMALISVVFDLIGVVTRRQNLFEVSFWNLLVATVAIFVAIIFGQVEAGLANPYGASRDILNIHSTIGWSLAGVLAVLTGWRYVARQKDPTVLPGGFLVVDGLLAALVFTQVYLGDKLVWVYGLHTVPVVEAIRSGVIS; translated from the coding sequence ATGCTTGAGCTGCTGCCGCCGCTCAACGACAAAAACCTGCCCTGGCTCGACGTCATTCACCCGATCGTGGTGCACTTCGTGATCGCGATGGCGCTGATCAGTGTTGTGTTTGATCTGATCGGTGTCGTGACCCGCAGGCAAAACCTGTTTGAGGTGAGCTTCTGGAATCTGCTGGTCGCCACGGTGGCGATCTTCGTGGCGATCATTTTTGGGCAGGTGGAAGCTGGCCTCGCCAATCCTTACGGTGCTTCCCGCGACATCCTCAACATCCACAGCACCATCGGTTGGTCGTTGGCGGGTGTGCTGGCGGTGCTCACCGGTTGGCGTTATGTCGCGCGACAGAAGGATCCCACCGTGTTGCCAGGTGGATTTCTGGTGGTGGATGGCCTCTTGGCGGCCCTGGTCTTCACCCAGGTGTATCTAGGTGACAAGTTGGTTTGGGTGTATGGCCTGCACACGGTCCCGGTGGTTGAGGCGATTCGCAGCGGGGTGATCTCATGA
- a CDS encoding DUF3007 family protein, which yields MNPGITRGKALLVGLAIFGLGGLGYWGFEAVGLEGFSAGIAAQAVLVAVVLVWTGSYLFRVVTGNMTYMEQRRRYRSAYDSATDEELQKRFDALTPEEQETLLKELGQLQDSSEL from the coding sequence ATGAACCCAGGGATTACGCGTGGGAAGGCTCTGCTGGTAGGCCTGGCGATCTTTGGGCTTGGCGGGCTTGGCTATTGGGGCTTCGAGGCTGTAGGCCTTGAGGGTTTCAGTGCCGGTATTGCGGCCCAAGCCGTGCTGGTGGCGGTTGTGCTGGTGTGGACGGGCTCCTACCTGTTCCGAGTGGTGACCGGCAACATGACCTATATGGAGCAACGCCGCCGCTATCGCTCCGCCTACGACAGCGCTACCGACGAAGAACTGCAGAAGCGCTTTGATGCGCTCACTCCTGAAGAGCAGGAGACGTTGCTGAAGGAACTGGGACAGCTGCAAGACAGCAGCGAGCTTTAG
- a CDS encoding DUF2231 domain-containing protein, whose translation MSLLSAITSPINEIVDSLGPNDLPYAIPIHPNLVHLTIGLFSIGIAFDFAGAFYPLEKRVFRFLALPVTRTGFHDVGWYNVLACSIITFFTVAAGFYEMLLAVPLPGVKTILGQGAITTMLWHAVGGVALLLIIVAMTIWRGYQRFVWRKDLGRQVSWIYLFCGVLILLVMGVHGSLGAWLASEFGVHITADQLIASGANLREALP comes from the coding sequence ATGAGCCTGCTATCTGCCATCACGTCGCCCATCAACGAGATCGTTGACTCGCTCGGGCCTAACGATCTTCCTTACGCCATCCCCATTCATCCCAACCTGGTGCACCTCACCATTGGGTTGTTCTCCATCGGTATCGCGTTTGATTTCGCCGGGGCGTTCTATCCGCTAGAGAAGCGTGTGTTTCGCTTTCTCGCCCTACCTGTAACCCGCACGGGGTTCCATGACGTGGGTTGGTACAACGTGCTGGCCTGCAGCATTATTACCTTTTTCACGGTGGCAGCAGGCTTCTACGAAATGCTGCTGGCGGTGCCTCTGCCAGGCGTGAAAACGATCCTGGGCCAAGGTGCGATCACCACCATGCTTTGGCATGCCGTGGGCGGTGTTGCCCTGCTGCTGATCATCGTGGCGATGACGATCTGGCGTGGTTACCAGCGCTTTGTTTGGCGTAAGGATCTGGGCCGTCAGGTGAGCTGGATTTATTTGTTTTGCGGTGTGCTGATCCTGCTCGTGATGGGTGTGCATGGAAGCTTGGGTGCCTGGTTGGCCAGTGAATTCGGGGTGCACATCACGGCTGACCAGCTGATCGCCTCCGGCGCCAACTTGCGGGAGGCGCTGCCATGA
- a CDS encoding DNA repair exonuclease — protein sequence MLTFLHSADWQIGKPYARVQDPDKRARLRQARIDVISRIGALLSRSKARFLVVAGDLFDSPTPSNSDVSAVCQAIGKLEIPVLVIPGNHDHGAPGSVWHSPFFLAEQQRRAANLQVLLERQPVELEEAVVLPCPLLRRSDSTDPTTWMRQLNWERLPAAKPRILLAHGSVHGFAAADLDADDDNPSSANNRLQLDGGLLEQVDYVALGDWHGLKQVNPRTWYSGTPEPDRFPRTNDYQGGQVLEVSVERAGSISVVPQPTAALNWQQLQAALLSPEDLEQLERRLEPLLAAEPGQQLLLLEQSGSLSLEAHQRYAQLLERLEAQLLRLKRRGVIEHSPDPAELEQLLQRAEDPLIARVAHGLKIELEQAATAEDPHKRRLLQLAMAELHRAVGAMPCA from the coding sequence ATGCTCACCTTTCTGCACAGCGCCGACTGGCAGATCGGCAAGCCCTACGCCCGGGTGCAAGACCCCGATAAGCGCGCGCGGCTGCGGCAGGCCCGCATCGACGTGATCAGCCGCATCGGCGCGTTGCTATCCAGATCAAAGGCGCGTTTTCTTGTGGTGGCTGGCGATCTGTTTGATTCGCCAACCCCCAGCAACAGCGATGTGAGCGCGGTGTGTCAGGCCATCGGCAAGCTGGAGATCCCGGTGCTGGTGATTCCTGGAAACCACGACCACGGAGCACCCGGCAGCGTGTGGCACAGCCCCTTCTTCCTTGCTGAGCAGCAGCGGCGCGCCGCCAACCTGCAGGTGCTCTTGGAGCGGCAGCCTGTGGAATTGGAGGAGGCCGTGGTGCTGCCCTGCCCCCTGCTGCGCCGCAGCGACAGCACCGATCCCACCACATGGATGCGGCAGCTCAACTGGGAGAGGCTTCCAGCGGCCAAACCGCGCATCCTGCTTGCCCATGGCTCGGTCCATGGCTTCGCTGCAGCTGATCTCGATGCCGACGATGACAACCCCAGCAGTGCCAACAATCGTCTGCAGCTCGATGGCGGCCTGCTCGAGCAAGTTGATTACGTCGCGTTGGGCGACTGGCACGGGCTGAAACAGGTCAATCCACGCACCTGGTATTCCGGAACACCGGAGCCGGATCGCTTTCCGCGCACCAATGACTACCAAGGCGGCCAGGTTCTGGAGGTGAGCGTTGAGCGCGCCGGCAGCATCAGCGTTGTTCCCCAGCCCACAGCTGCCTTGAACTGGCAGCAGCTCCAGGCAGCACTGTTAAGCCCTGAGGATCTTGAGCAGTTGGAACGGCGGCTTGAACCGCTGCTGGCAGCCGAACCAGGCCAACAGCTGCTGTTGCTTGAGCAGAGCGGCAGCCTCAGCCTGGAAGCCCACCAGCGCTATGCGCAGCTGCTAGAGCGGCTCGAAGCCCAGCTGCTGCGCCTGAAGCGACGCGGCGTGATCGAGCACAGCCCAGACCCCGCCGAACTCGAGCAACTGCTCCAACGGGCGGAAGATCCCCTGATTGCCCGTGTGGCCCATGGTTTGAAGATCGAGCTGGAACAGGCTGCAACCGCAGAAGATCCCCACAAACGCCGCCTGCTGCAGCTGGCGATGGCGGAACTGCATCGTGCCGTGGGGGCAATGCCATGCGCCTGA
- a CDS encoding NAD(P)H-quinone oxidoreductase subunit L has product MPLPGILSSLTSETLLVIAAYVALAGAYLVVVPLALMAWMTKRWTAMGKIERTAVYGLVFLFFPGLIVFAPFVNLRMQGQGQVG; this is encoded by the coding sequence GTGCCCCTGCCTGGGATCCTCAGCTCCCTTACGAGCGAAACGCTGCTGGTGATCGCAGCTTATGTAGCCCTCGCCGGTGCCTATCTGGTGGTGGTGCCTCTCGCGCTGATGGCCTGGATGACCAAGCGCTGGACGGCGATGGGGAAGATTGAACGCACGGCGGTGTACGGGTTGGTGTTCCTGTTCTTCCCTGGCTTGATCGTGTTCGCACCGTTCGTGAATCTGCGGATGCAGGGTCAGGGGCAAGTGGGATGA
- a CDS encoding AAA family ATPase, whose translation MRLIACRLQNVRRHRELALRFGRELTLIGGANETGKSTLVEALHKVLFLRATATGRGVEELRSRLHPGLPDVEISFAAQGDLWRLRKRFAGSSGTCQLSNGSGLALNGATAEDHLAGLLGFEAPVEGRRIAQLPERWAHLWVRQGDGGLNPLGGNQERYDHNRLVEQLQLQGSSSALESNLDRLVMEQIQQQVAELYTATGRVKAGSVLAEAQRRCKEAEAAHHNAQEQLSDLEAAMEQWRRINERLETIEAEQRPALQRELKLQQHITLLQAQLAPMLRQEQERQQLEQQQRQEQNEHTQLQKSLNSLSQEQSRLLAEQQQLQQRAQQLSAQLQQQAQRQELVQLLLDLQQLESEELQLREHQQQLQRLQEQAETLKQQLAQLPEISADQVRELRQAEQALAQATARCEAMASNLEVLASDQTIRLNGKPLSRGERRRISEAAQLEVGAGVQITITPGGGQALPQALNLQQRAQQQLAQLQQALKLNSSDQAEAIERQRQAIEQELANLRQAAKAIPWSGLQQRLEQLTPRRQRLQQALHQQQPLLIAMAKAQDGCAPQQMDQAALHDLQEQLRNSAIDLITDQERNQQRLQDLDQTLQQIQSNLLQLRSRGDQLEGSLQVLSQRLQALRQQQHPNSNLEAQQQQLQALQRELQHLANSRGNTDAGASLERLEQEKDQLLSQRGQAEQRCQSLGAINPVAELEQRQAALAEADAERQSLEQRGQALQLLLERFYSEQSHLANRYSEPLRAAIAPYLAELATDPQQPLLAFDPQQGFHELQLRQGDEAFAFERLSGGMREQLSAAVRLAMAQVLKPAYDDVLPLVFDDAFTNSDRQRLEGLRRMLQRGVDQGTQIVLLTCHPTDYLSLLPATLDADKKNPPEKLEGISAELGEQRERVLVELS comes from the coding sequence ATGCGCCTGATTGCCTGCCGCTTGCAAAACGTGCGCCGCCATAGGGAGCTGGCGTTGCGCTTCGGGCGGGAGCTCACCTTGATCGGCGGCGCCAACGAAACGGGCAAAAGCACCCTGGTGGAGGCGTTGCATAAGGTGCTGTTTCTGCGGGCTACCGCCACTGGGCGGGGAGTGGAGGAGCTGCGCTCTCGGCTGCATCCAGGCCTGCCGGATGTGGAGATCAGCTTCGCGGCGCAGGGGGATCTCTGGCGGCTGCGCAAGCGCTTCGCCGGCAGCAGCGGCACCTGCCAGCTGAGCAACGGCAGTGGCCTGGCCCTTAACGGCGCCACGGCCGAAGATCACCTGGCGGGGCTGCTGGGCTTCGAAGCCCCGGTAGAAGGGCGTCGCATCGCCCAGCTACCCGAGCGCTGGGCACACCTCTGGGTGCGTCAGGGGGATGGCGGGCTGAACCCCTTGGGTGGGAACCAGGAGCGCTACGACCACAACCGGTTGGTAGAGCAATTGCAGCTGCAAGGCAGTAGCAGCGCCTTGGAATCCAACCTCGATCGGCTGGTGATGGAGCAGATCCAGCAGCAGGTGGCCGAGCTCTACACCGCCACAGGCCGGGTGAAGGCGGGCTCAGTGCTGGCCGAAGCGCAGCGCCGCTGCAAGGAAGCTGAGGCAGCCCACCACAACGCCCAAGAGCAGCTGTCTGATCTTGAGGCCGCCATGGAGCAATGGCGCAGGATCAACGAACGGCTGGAGACAATCGAAGCTGAACAGCGACCGGCATTGCAGCGTGAGCTGAAGCTGCAGCAGCACATCACGTTGCTTCAGGCCCAGCTCGCGCCAATGCTGCGGCAGGAGCAGGAGCGCCAGCAACTAGAGCAGCAGCAGCGTCAAGAGCAGAACGAGCACACGCAGCTGCAGAAGAGCTTGAACAGCCTCAGCCAGGAGCAATCCCGGCTCCTGGCTGAGCAGCAGCAGCTGCAACAACGGGCGCAACAGCTCAGCGCCCAGCTGCAGCAACAGGCGCAGCGCCAGGAGCTCGTGCAGTTGCTGCTCGATCTGCAGCAACTGGAGAGCGAGGAACTGCAACTGCGGGAACACCAGCAACAGCTGCAGAGGCTTCAGGAACAGGCCGAAACGCTCAAACAACAGCTGGCGCAGCTGCCGGAGATCAGCGCCGATCAAGTGCGTGAGTTGCGCCAGGCAGAGCAGGCCCTGGCGCAGGCCACTGCCCGCTGCGAAGCGATGGCCTCAAACCTTGAGGTGCTGGCCAGTGATCAAACAATCCGCCTCAACGGCAAACCCCTGAGCCGAGGGGAGCGTCGCCGCATCAGCGAAGCCGCGCAGCTCGAGGTGGGAGCGGGCGTGCAGATCACCATCACGCCCGGCGGCGGCCAGGCCCTGCCCCAGGCCCTCAATCTCCAGCAGCGCGCGCAACAACAACTGGCCCAGCTGCAACAGGCGCTGAAACTCAACAGCAGCGATCAGGCCGAAGCGATTGAACGGCAGCGCCAGGCGATCGAGCAGGAGCTGGCCAACTTGCGCCAGGCCGCCAAGGCCATTCCCTGGTCGGGGCTGCAGCAGCGGTTAGAGCAACTCACCCCCCGGCGCCAGCGCTTGCAACAGGCCCTTCACCAACAACAGCCGCTGCTGATCGCCATGGCTAAGGCGCAAGACGGCTGCGCCCCCCAGCAGATGGATCAAGCAGCCCTGCATGATCTGCAGGAGCAGCTGCGCAACAGCGCCATTGACCTCATCACAGATCAAGAGCGCAACCAGCAACGCTTGCAAGATCTGGATCAGACCCTCCAACAAATCCAGAGCAACCTGCTGCAACTTCGCAGCCGAGGGGACCAGCTCGAGGGATCACTGCAGGTGCTCAGCCAGCGGTTGCAAGCCCTCCGCCAACAGCAACACCCCAACAGCAACCTTGAGGCTCAGCAACAGCAGTTGCAAGCCCTGCAAAGAGAACTTCAGCACCTAGCCAACAGCCGCGGCAATACAGATGCAGGAGCCTCTCTCGAGAGGTTGGAGCAGGAAAAGGATCAACTGCTCAGCCAGCGGGGCCAAGCCGAACAGCGCTGCCAGAGCCTGGGAGCAATCAACCCGGTGGCCGAACTCGAACAGCGGCAGGCCGCCTTGGCTGAAGCCGATGCAGAACGTCAATCGCTCGAGCAGCGCGGCCAGGCTTTGCAGCTGTTGCTCGAGCGCTTTTACAGCGAGCAGAGTCATTTAGCGAACCGCTACAGCGAACCGCTTCGCGCCGCGATCGCGCCCTATCTGGCGGAATTAGCCACCGATCCCCAGCAGCCCTTGCTGGCCTTTGACCCACAACAGGGATTCCACGAACTGCAACTACGCCAGGGCGATGAAGCCTTTGCCTTTGAGCGCTTGAGTGGAGGCATGCGTGAGCAACTCTCAGCAGCCGTACGACTGGCCATGGCTCAGGTGCTCAAACCGGCCTACGACGATGTGCTGCCGCTGGTGTTCGATGACGCCTTCACCAACAGTGACCGCCAGCGCCTGGAAGGGCTCCGGCGGATGCTGCAACGAGGCGTCGACCAGGGCACGCAGATTGTGCTGCTCACCTGCCACCCCACGGACTACCTCTCTCTGCTGCCGGCGACGCTCGATGCAGACAAAAAAAATCCCCCCGAGAAGCTCGAGGGGATCTCAGCAGAGCTGGGAGAGCAGAGAGAGCGTGTCTTGGTGGAACTGAGCTGA